CAGGTGAACATCGAGTATCTCGCCCGGGTCGTCATGACCCGCGAGCACGGCAGCGGCGCGGACGCCGTGGTGCGGGCCTACCCGGACACGTGCGTGGGCACAGACTCCCACACGACGATGGTCAACGGCCTCGGCGTGCTCGGCTGGGGTGTCGGCGGCATCGAGGCCGAGGCGGCGATGCTCGGCCAGCCCGTCTCCATGCTCATCCCGCGGGTCGTCGGATTCCGGCTCGGCGGTGAGATCCCGGCCGGGGTGACCGCGACCGACGTCGTGCTCACGATCACCGAGATGCTCCGCCAGCACGGGGTGGTCGGCAAGTTCGTCGAGTTCTACGGCGAGGGAGTGGCCCAGGTGCCGCTGGCCAACCGCGCCACGATCGGCAACATGAGCCCCGAGTTCGGCTCGACGGCCGCGATGTTCCCGATCGACGACGTCACCCTCGACTACCTGCGCCTGACGAGCCGCGACGAGGCCCAGGTCGCCCTCGTCGAGGCCTACGCCAAGGAACAGGGCATGTGGCTCGCCCCCGGCGACCCGGACTACGTCGAGCCGACGTTCTCCGAGTACATCGAGCTCGACCTGTCCACGGTCGTGCCCTCGATCGCGGGGCCGAAGCGCCCGCAGGACCGGATCGAGGTCACCCGCGCGAAGGAGCAGTTCCTCGCGGACCTGCAGAACTACGTGGTCGACGGTCACAGCATCGAGAAGAGCCCCGTCGACATCGAGCTGTCCGACACCTTCCCGGCCTCCGACTCGCCCTCGCACGACGCCCACGAGGAGTCCTCGGCGTTGGGGGAGCCGGTCGCCTCCTCGGCCACCCACGCCCCGCGCCGCCCCTCCAAGCTCGTCACGGTGACCGGCGCGGACGGCAGCACCTACGAACTCGACCACGGCCGGGTCGCGATCGCCTCGATCACCTCGTGCACGAACACGTCGAACCCGGAGGTCATGCTCGCGGCCGGGCTCCTGGCGAAGAAGGCCGTCGAGCGGGGCCTGACCGTCAAGCCGTGGGTCAAGACCTCGATGGCTCCCGGCTCGCAGGTGGTCACGAACTACTACGAGAAGGCCGGCCTGTGGCCGTACCTGGAGAAGCTCGGATACCACCTGGTGGGCTACGGCTGCACCACGTGCATCGGCAACTCCGGGCCACTGCCGGAGGAGGTCTCCAAGGTCGTCAACGACCACGACCTCGCCGTCGTCTCGGTGCTCTCGGGGAACCGGAACTTCGAGGGCCGCATCAATCCCGACGTCAAGATGAACTACCTCGCCTCCCCGCCGCTCGTCATCGCCTACGCGCTGGCGGGCACGATGGAGTTCGACTTCGCGACCGAGCCACTCGGCCACGACGAGTCGGGCGAGGCCGTGTTCCTCACGGACATCTGGCCCTCGAACGAGGAGGTCCACGAGACCATCACCGGCTCGATCAACCGCGACATGTTCGCGGCCGACTACGCCGACGTCTTCGCCGGCGACGAGCACTGGCGCGCGCTCGAGACCCCCGAGGGCGACATCTTCGCGTGGGATCCGGAATCGACCTACGTGCGCAAGCCCCCGTACTTCGAGGGCATGACGATGACGCCGGAGCCGGTCGCCGACCTCGCCGGCGCCCGGGTGCTGGCCAAGCTCGGCGACTCGGTCACGACCGACCACATCTCGCCCGCCGGCTCCATCAGCTCGGACTCCCCGGCCGGACGGTACCTGCGCGAGCACGGCATCGCCCGCCGCGACTTCAACTCCTACGGCTCCCGGCGCGGGAACCACGAGGTGATGATCCGGGGTACGTTCGCGAACATCCGGCTGCGCAACCAGTTGCTCGACGGCGTCGAGGGCGGGTTCACCAAGAACCTCCTCACCGGTGAGCAGCAGTCGATCTACGACGCGGCCCAGGCCTACGCCGAGGCCGACATCCCGCTCGTCGTGCTCGCCGGCAAGGAGTACGGCTCCGGATCCTCCCGCGACTGGGCGGCCAAGGGCACGGTGCTCCTCGGGGTGCGCGCCGTCATCGCCGAGAGCTTCGAGCGGATCCACCGCTCGAACCTCATCGGCATGGGCGTCCTCCCGCTCGAGTACCCGGCCGGTCAGACCGCCGCTTCGCTCGGCCTCGACGGCACCGAGACCTTCGCGATCTCGGGCATCACCGCCCTGAACGACGGCGGGATCCCGCAGACCGTCTCGGTCACGGCCGCCAAGCAGGGCGGAGCGGACGTCACGTTCGACGCCGTCGTGCGGATCGACACCCCTGGTGAGGCGGACTACTACCGCAACGGCGGGATCCTGCAGTACGTGCTGCGCTCCCTCGTCGGCTGACGGCTGAGCGGCTCGTCCACCAGGAGGCGGGTAGCTGACTCGCCGTAACCGGCGGTCATCCCAGCGTCTCACACAAGCGCCCCGTCAGGCTTCGGCCCAGCGGGGCGCTTGTGTCGTCCTGAGGTAGCCCGGCCGAACTGTAGGGAGCGGAACCCACGGAGCGTGGCCCCGGCCGGCGACGACTGGAGCAGGCAGCGAATCCGCGGAACCGGTCACGCAAGCACCCGGACCTTCCTTCCTCCGCGCCGACCGCGCGAGACGATCTCCACCTTGCCCTTGGACTCGAGACGCTGGAACAGTGTGTTATTGGACGACCCGGAAGGAAGGTCGAACTCTGATCCAGCTCCGTCGAGCAGCTGGCTGTAGGGAGCGCCAAGCACTGCCAGCACGTCGATCACGTCATCCGGTGCGGTGTCCCTCAGGTGCACCAACTGTCCGACGACCAGATCGGGATTCTGCGTCGCCTGGGCGATGCGCCGAACCTCGTCGAGGGGGAGCCGGATCCGGTTGGCCCGCGCGTACTGCCCTGCCGCGGCGAGCCCATCGCTGTCGCCGTCGTGAACGTAGTCCCGAAGGTTCTCGACGACCACGCGCCGTAGGGCATCGGGAACTTGCGGGCTTCGGACGAGATCGGCGACGAGCCCGTCAACTAGCGTCGGGCCGAAGAACTCGCTGACCTTCCCCGAAACGCCGAAGGCCTCGGAGACCGCGGCCCACCCAGCACGCGCGAAATGACTGAACGTCTCGAAAGAGTCAGCCACCAGGTCGGCTTCGATCGCTCGCGCCAGTAGGTCGTCGGCGGCAGCGACGAGATCGACGACGTCGATGTGACCGGCGAGGTCCAGTCTCTCGGCCAGTCGAACACGGGATCTTGAGGGGATGAGCCCTGACGTGTTGAGTATCTGGGCCGCGAG
The window above is part of the Pseudactinotalea sp. HY158 genome. Proteins encoded here:
- a CDS encoding aconitate hydratase, translated to MSNVDTFSAKGTLEVGGTDYEVYRLSAVPGLERLPYSLKVLAENLLRTEDGANITAAHIEALANWDPTSQPNTEIQFTPARVIMQDFTGVPCVVDLATMREAVAELGGDPAAINPLAPAELVIDHSVQIDVFGRADAFRRNVEIEYQRNHERYQFLRWGQGSFHDFKVVPPGTGIVHQVNIEYLARVVMTREHGSGADAVVRAYPDTCVGTDSHTTMVNGLGVLGWGVGGIEAEAAMLGQPVSMLIPRVVGFRLGGEIPAGVTATDVVLTITEMLRQHGVVGKFVEFYGEGVAQVPLANRATIGNMSPEFGSTAAMFPIDDVTLDYLRLTSRDEAQVALVEAYAKEQGMWLAPGDPDYVEPTFSEYIELDLSTVVPSIAGPKRPQDRIEVTRAKEQFLADLQNYVVDGHSIEKSPVDIELSDTFPASDSPSHDAHEESSALGEPVASSATHAPRRPSKLVTVTGADGSTYELDHGRVAIASITSCTNTSNPEVMLAAGLLAKKAVERGLTVKPWVKTSMAPGSQVVTNYYEKAGLWPYLEKLGYHLVGYGCTTCIGNSGPLPEEVSKVVNDHDLAVVSVLSGNRNFEGRINPDVKMNYLASPPLVIAYALAGTMEFDFATEPLGHDESGEAVFLTDIWPSNEEVHETITGSINRDMFAADYADVFAGDEHWRALETPEGDIFAWDPESTYVRKPPYFEGMTMTPEPVADLAGARVLAKLGDSVTTDHISPAGSISSDSPAGRYLREHGIARRDFNSYGSRRGNHEVMIRGTFANIRLRNQLLDGVEGGFTKNLLTGEQQSIYDAAQAYAEADIPLVVLAGKEYGSGSSRDWAAKGTVLLGVRAVIAESFERIHRSNLIGMGVLPLEYPAGQTAASLGLDGTETFAISGITALNDGGIPQTVSVTAAKQGGADVTFDAVVRIDTPGEADYYRNGGILQYVLRSLVG